The genomic stretch TTGAGGCCTGGGATACGGATGTGCGGGCGGACGGCGTCGGCTTGCCCAAGGGCAAGGGCACCGCCCAGCAGGGCGACGCGATCTTCCAGGAAAAATGCGCGGCCTGTCACGGCGAATTCGGCCAGGGCGTCGGCCGCTATCCGGTGCTGGCCGGCGGCCTCGGCACGCTGAAGGCCGACCGGCCCGACAAGACCGTCGGCTCCTATTGGCCCGATGCCACCACGGCGTTCGATTACATCCAGCGCGCGATGCCGTTCGGCAACGCCCGCTCGCTCTCCCCCGACGAGGTCTATGCGCTGGTCGCCTATATCCTCAGCATGAGCGACGTCATCAAGGATCCGGATTTCGAGCTCAACGAGAAAAATCTCGCGACCATCAAGATGCCGAACGCCAACGGCTTCTATGAGGACGATCGCGAGGTCGCCGAAAAGCAGTTTTGGAAATCGAACCCGTGCATGAAGGATTGTCGCCCCGCGCCGAAAGTCACCGGCCGGGCGATGTCGGTCGACGTCACTCCGGATAGCAAGACCGGTCCGAGCGTCGACTGACGCGCAGCGGATCGGCCATGACGACCGCCAGCGACGCTCCGTTCGGAGCGCGCTGGCGGCTGCGTAGTTTTACGTAACGGCGGCCGAGGAACTAATCACGAAACTAATCAAACCGTGCGATTTGTTAGTTGCGCGTTGCGCCAGATCAATGTCGAATCCGGCGCGGTCCGTCACGCTTCGCGACCATGCCGCGGCGATGCGTGGCGCGGCGACCGCGCGGCGGAGGAGTGGCCTTGGACCTCGATCAGCTCATCGAACGCTTCGGCGAAACCAACACGCTGACCGCCTGCGGTCTGCTGGTCGGCTTTGCGTTCGGTGTCTGCGCGCAGCGCAGCCGGTTCTGTCTGCGCGCGGCAGTGATCGAATTCTCCCAAGGCTTGTTCGGCCCCAAGGTTGCAATCTGGCTGCTGACCTTTTCGGCGGCGCTGGCCGCGACCCAGCTGGCGATTTCCGCCGGCCTGCTCGATGTCGGCGAGGCGCGGCAGCTGGCGGCGCGCGGCAGTCTGTCCGGCAGCATCATCGGCGGGCTGATGTTCGGCGCCGGCATGATCATGGCGCGCGGCTGCGCCAGCCGGCTGTTGGTGCTGTCGGCGACCGGCAATCTGCGCGCGCTGGTGTCCGGCCTGGTGCTGACCATCGTGGCGCAGGCGTCATTGCGCGGCGCGCTGTCGCCGGCGCGCGAGGCGCTGTCGGAATTGTGGACCGTGCAGGGCGGCGCGTCGCGCAATCTCTTGAGCGTGGTCCATGCCGGGCCCTGGCTCGGCGCGACGCTGGGTCTGGCCGGCATCGGCTGGGCCACCTGGCTGGCGCATCGCGCGCGGACCGGGGTCAGTGCCGGCTGCAACGCGGTCGGCGTCGGGCTCGCCGTCGCCGCCGGCTGGCTGTTGACCTACACGCTGGCGCAGCACGCCTTCACGCCGATCACCATCAAGAGCGTCAGCTTCACCGGCCCCTCGGCCGATACGCTGATGGGGCTGATCAATTCGCCCTCTGTGCCGCTCGGCTTCGATATCGGCCTGGTGCCGGGCGTCTTTGTCGGCGCGTTGCTCGCGGCCTTGTTCGCCGGCGAGTGGCGGCTGCAGGGCTTTCATGACGGCCCCAGCATGGGGCGCTACGCCGCCGGAGCGTTCCTGATGGGCTCGGGCGGCATGCTGGCCGGCGGCTGCGCGGTCGGCGCCGGCGTCACCGGCGGCGCGATTTTCGCGGTGACGGCGTGGCTGGCGCTGGGCTCGATGTGGGTCGGCGCGCTGGTGACCCATCAATTGATGGACGCAAAACTTGCCGATGTCACCGCGCCGGCCTTGGTGCCAGAACAGACCGGCAATTAAGCCGGCGTTTTTGGGAAGCGAAACGAACGGGAGGAATCATCATGACCGCGTGCGGTCGCGATCGCCGGCCCATGCCCGGGCGACGCCGATGAGATCGGGACGCGCCTGGACGCGCCTGCTGATCGTGGCGGTGACCCTATCGGGTGCCGCGGGCGCTTCGGCGGGCGATCGCGAGCTCGGCGAATATCTGTCGAGCGAATGCGTCACCTGCCATCAGCTCAGCGGCAAGTTCTCCGGCATTCCGGTGATCGTCGGCCTGCCCGAGCACACCTTGATCCAAGCCCTCAGCGAATATCGCGCCCGGATCCGCGACAATTCGGTGATGCGCGCTATCGCGGTCAAATTCACCGACGAGGAGATCGCCGCGCTCGCCAGCTACTTCAACAGCATCACGCCCGAAACCCAGTGACCACCCAGTGACCACCGCAACGCCGAGCAGATGCTGCCCGGCGCCAAACCAGGAGGGGAGACCACTATGACGACCATCAGCCGACGCCATTTTTCGACCGGCATGCTTGCCGCCGGTCTCATCGCGATGCCCGGGGTGCTGCGCGCCCAGGCCAAACCGAAGCTCGTCGTGATCGGCGGCGGGCCGGGCGGCGCCACCGTGGCCAAATATGTTGCCCGCGACTCCAAGGGCGCGATCGACGTCACTTTGGTCGAGCCGCTCGACAAATTCGTCACCTGCTTTCATTCCAATCTCTATCTCGGCGACTTCAAGAGCTTCGACGACATCACCCATCCCTACAAATTGTCGGCCTATGGCGTGACCCATCTGCGCCAGCTCGCCGCCGCGATCGATCGCGACCGCAAGCAGGTGCGGCTCGCCGACGGCACCGTGCTGCCCTATGACCGGCTGGTGGTGGCGCCCGGCATCGACATCAAATTCGATTCGGTGCCCGGCTATTCGCAGCAAGCCGCCGAGATCATGCCGCATGGCTGGAAGCCGGGCGCCCAGACCCGATTGGTCAAGCAGCAGCTCGATGCGCTGGAGGACGGCGCGAAGATCGTCATGCTGGCGCCGCCCAATCCCTATCGCTGCCCGCCCGGCCCCTATGAGCGGGTGTCCTGCATGGCCCATGTTCTCAAGACCAAGGGTCATACCAGGTCGAAGATCCTGATCATCGATCCCAAGCCGAAATTCTCCAAGATGGCGCTGTTCCAGGAGGGCTGGGCGAAATACTATCCCGGCATGATCGAATGGATGGATCCGACGATGCATGGCGGCGTCAAATCGATCGATCCGAAGGCGATGACGGTCACCACCGATTTCGAGACCATCAAGGCCGCGATGGTCAACGTCATTCCGGCGCAGATGGCCGGCAAGATCGCCCAGGACGCGGACCTCGCCAATGAGACCGGCTATTGCCCGATTGACGGCGCCGACATGAAATCGACGATCGATCCGGCCATCTATGTGCTCGGCGACGCCGCGATCGCCGGCGCGATGCCGAAATCGGCATTCTCCGCCAACAGCCAGGCCAAGGTGGTGGCGATGGCGGTGCGCGGCGAACTCACCAAGGCTCGGACTTTTCCGGCGCGCTATGCCAATACCTGCTGGTCGGTGCTCGCCAAGGATGACACGGTGAAGGTCGGCGGCCGCTACCAGCCGAAGGATGGCGCCATCGTCGAGGTCGAAGGCTTCATCTCCAAGACCGGCGAGGATGCCGGGCTGCGGGCACAAACCGCGGAGGAGAACCTTGGCTGGTATGACGGCATCACCGCCGACATTTTCGCCTGATTGCCGCGCGGACCGTGGCATCAGGCGTTGCGGTCCGCGCTATTTGTCCATGGAGTTTTGACGTGAAACACCCGCTCACCATCGACCGTCGCGGCGTCATTCGCGGCCTTGCGGGCAGCGCCGCGCTGCTCGCCGCCCCGGCCCTGGCGCAGGCCAAGCCGCGTGTCGTGGTGATCGGCGGCGGCCCCGGCGGCGCCACCGTGGCGAAATATCTCAAGCACGGCGGCGACCAGCTCGACGTCAGCCTGGTCGAGATCAACCGGACCTATGTGACGCCATTCACCTCGAACCTCTATCTCGGCGGTCTCAAGGATTTTCAGTCGCTGACATTCGGCTATGACGCGCTGGCGGCGCGCGGCGTCCGCATGGTGTTCGACGCCGTCACCGCCATCGATCGCGACGCCAAAATGGTGCGAACCGCCGGCGGCGCGGCTCTGCCCTATGACCGGCTGGTGATCTCGCCCGGCATCGATTTTCGCTGGGACGCGGTGCCGGGCTATTCGCCGGAGGTGGCGTTGCGGATGCCGCATGGCTATCGCGGCGGCGCGCAGTTCAAACTGTTGAAACAACAGCTCGACGCCGTCGGCGATGGCGGGCTGATCGTCATCATCGCGCCGCCCAATCCGTATCGCTGTCCGCCGGCGCCCTATGAGCGCGCCTCGATGATGGCCTATGCGCTCAAAACCCGCGGCGTCAAGAATGCGCGGATCGTGATCCTCGACGCCAAGGATCACTTCGCCATGCAGACATTGTTTATCGACGGCTGGCAGCGGCACTATAACGGGATGATCGAGTGGCAGGACCCGACCATCCATGGCGGCATCAAGGCGATCGACCCCAAGGCGATGACCGTCACCACCGATTTCGAAACCCACAAGGCCACCATGGTCAATGTGATCCCGCCGCAGATCGCCGGCGTGCTCGCCCGCGACTCCGGGCTCGCCGACGATAGCGGCTTCTGTCCGGTCGATGCCGGCAATATGCGCTCGCGCATCGATTCCCAGATCCACGTCATCGGCGATTCCGCCGGCGGCGAATTTCCCAAATCCGGCTTTGCCGCCAATAACGAAGCCAAGATCACCGCGATGATGATCCGCGCCGACCTCGCCGGCGATCGAAGGATGCCGGTGCGCTTCACCAATCATTGCTGGAGCACCATCGCGCCGCATGATGCGTTCAAGAACGGCGCCCGCTACGAGCCGCGCGACGGCAGAATCGTGATGCTCGATCCCTACACCTCGCAGCTCGAAGAGAGCCCGGAACAGCGCGCCAAGCAGGCGCAGGAAGCGGCCGGCTGGTACGTTGGTATGACTACCGACATTTTCGGCTAAGGCGTTTCGAGCGAAGTGGTGCCGGTTGGCGTGAGGAGACCGCGTGCGACAATAAGCGAGAGCTCCGGTTCTGATCCATCAGAACCGGCCTTGCTTGAGGATGCGGCGCGCCAGCCGGTATCAGGGCCCCGTCTGGCCCACGGAATCCGCGCGCAACGTCAATTTTGCGCGGCGCCAACATCAGGATGTCACATCCAGCAGCGAAGCTCAGCGATTATCGCGACTCAATTCGCTGCAGAAGGAAGCTGGCCACATGAGAATATTCGACGTCGAATGTGAATGTGGTGCCGAATACCGCTGTGCCGAGTCGGCATCGCTTCCCGGACAGCCCGGCAGCTTCACCTGTTCGAGCTGCGGCCGGGTGGTTGAGACCTGGGACACCGCGAGCAAGCGGGTCTATCGCTGCGTGCTCACGCCCGATCGGGCCTATGTCCCGGTTCCTGCGCCGCCCGCGCCCTGAGACTCCCAGCTGACGGTCATCAACGGACGGTCATCGGCGCGAGCCCTTGCGAGCAAACCTGGACTCCGCGCGCGCAAGCGTCGGCGTTTACAACAAAAGCGTTTGGTTTCGACTCATCCACGCGTCATGCCCGGCACAAGGCCGGGCATGACGAAAGAGAGGCCGTGTTGATACCAAGCCGTGATATGCGCGGTGGCTGATCGCCGCCACCGCCCAAGGTCGCGTCGGTCGGTTCGGCCGATCAGGCGCCCGTCTTTTTCTGCGCATGGGCGCATTGAAAATCCAGCACGCTGCGGATCTTGTCGCCGCCGAGCAGGTCCGGCGCCTTGCGATAGCCTTTCTGGACCAGCTCTTTCTGAATGTCCTTCCAGCTCTCATATTTGCCGGAGCCAGCCAGCTTCACGGCCTGCTCGAAGATCTCCAGATTTTTCTTGCGCATCGAAAATCCCTAAGATTTTTTCAATCATAGCCTGAATTACAACAACAGTGCGACAGCCGGTGCATCAGGCATCTGACTGGGTTAAGCAGAACGATCAGATGCCGGCAAGATGCGCCGGCCGCAGTGGGACCTCACAAAAAGGACAATGTCATGAACATCGCCGTGATGGGGGCGGGCGCAGTTGGTTGCTATTATGGTGCGATGCTGGCGCGCGCCGGACATGCGGTCACGCTGATCGGCCGGCAGCAGCATGTCGACGCGATCCGGCAGCGCGGTCTGCTGCTGGACACAGCCAGCTTTTCCGAGCCGGTCGCCGTCGCGGCGACCACGGAGATCGCCGGCATAGCCGCGGCCGAGCTGGTGCTGTTCTGCGTCAAATCGGCCGACACCGAACCGACCGGCGTCGCGATGGCGCCGCATCTGCGGCCCGATGCCGTCATCCTCAGCCTGCAGAACGGCGTCGACAATGCCGAGCGCCTGCAAGCCACGATCGGCAGGCCGGTCGTGCCCGTGGTGGTTTATGTCGCCTCCGCGATGGCCGGGCCCGGCCATGTCAAACACAATGGGCGCAGCGAACTGGTGCTCGGCCGCGCGCCGGCGAGCGAGGCGATCGCCGCTTGCTTCAACGCGGCCGCGATTCCCACCACGGTCTCCGATCAGGTTCGCGAGGTGCTGTGGAGCAAGCTGATCCTCAATTGCGCCTACAATGCGCTGTCGGCCATCACCCAGCTGCCCTATGGACGGTTGATCCAAGTCGATGGCGTCGCGCAGGTGATGACCGACGTCGTCGCCGAATGCAGGGCTGTGGCGCAGGCCTCGGGTGTCGCGGTGGCCGACGACGCCGAGGCCAAGGTCATCGCGCTCGCCGCCACCATGCCGGCGCAATATTCGTCGACGGCGCAGGACGTGGCGCGCGGCAAGGTCAGCGAGATCGACTATCTCAACGGCCACATCGTCCGCCAGGGCGTCGCGCTCGGGATTCCGACGCCCGCCAATCGCGTGCTGCACACGCTGATGAAGCTGCTGGAGGACAAGGCGCAGCGGCCGCTGTAAAGTCGTTCGGTCGAATAGCATCGCCCGATCCGCATTTCTCCGGTCATTCCGGGGCGCGAGCAGCTTTGCTGCGAGCGAACCCGGAATCTCGCGCCGGCGCATGGCCAATCCGCCAGATTCCGGGTTCGCTCGGCCTGCGGCCTCACGCCCCGGAATGACCACGCGGAATAACCCGAGATGGTGCACCGGCCCGATCGGCAGCGCGCTCCCTCTCCCATCGGGAGAGGGTTGGGGTGAGGGGGGACACCCTCTCGTGAGGTCAAAACTCCTCACCCGGATTGCTCCGCAATCCGACCTCTCCCGATGGGAGAGGTGAAGCAGGACTCGCGGCGAACTGATTCAATCTCTTGGATATGCGTCTACGCCGCCTGCGAGGCGCGGCTGCCGAATTTTAGCAGCAGCGCCTTGATCTCCGCCGCCGGTCGCGCGGCGCTGAACAAAAAGCCCTGCACCTCGTCGCAGCCCTCGGCGCGCAGCCAGTCGAGCTGATCGACGGTTTCGACGCCCTCCGCGGTGGTGGTGATCTTCAGGCTGCGGCCCAGCCCCGAGATCGCCCGCACGATCGCCAGGCAGTCCGGCCGTTGCGCCAGGTCCTGAACGAAGGAGCGGTCGATCTTGATCTTGTCGAACGGAAAGCTGCGCAAATAGCTCAATGATGAATAGCCGGTGCCAAAATCGTCCATCGAGATCCGGACCCCGAGCTGGCGCAATTGATGCAACGTCGCCAGATTGGCCTCGGTTTCAGCCAGGAACAGCGATTCGGTAATCTCCAGCTCGAGCCGGCGCGGCGCCAGGCCGGACTGCGCCAGAGCGGCGATCACCACCTGCACCAGATTGCGGCTGCGGAACTGCACCGGCGACAGATTGACCGCGATCTTGATGTCGGCCGGCCATGTCATCGCCTCGGCGCAGGCCTTTCGGAGCACCCATTCGCCGAGCCCGACGATCAGCCCGATATCCTCGGCGACCGGGATGAAATCCGCCGGCGAGATCATGCCGCGTTCGGGGTGATGCCAGCGCAGCAGGCATTCGAAGCCGGTGATGCGGTCCTCGGCGAGGTCGACCAGCGGCTGATAATGCAGTTCGAACTCGCCCCTGGCAAAGGCGCGGCGCAGGTCGAGCTCCATGTCGCGGCGCAATTGCGCCTGCCGGTCCATCTCCTTTTCGAAGAAATGGTGCACGCCGCCGCCGGCCGCCTTGGCCCGGTACAGCGCCATGTCGGCATTGCGCAGCAATTCCTCGTCCTCCACACCGTCCCCCGGCGACATCGCGATGCCGATGCTGGCGCCGATCACCACTTCCAGCCCGTCCATGTCATAGGGCGCGCTGAGCCGCTCGATCAGCTTCATCGCGAAGTCGCTGGCGTCGTTCGGCGACGCCACCGGGCTCAGCACGATGGCGAACTCGTCGCCGCCGAACCGCGCCACCATGTCATTGCCGCCGACCTCCTGCTTCAGCCGCTCCGCCACCATCTGCAACAGCCGGTCGCCGGTCGGATGGCCGAAGGAATCGTTGACGTTCTTGAACAGGTCGAGATCGATGCACAGCACGCCCACATTGGTGCCGGCGCGGGTGGCCTGCTCCAGCGCCCGCTGCAGCGTCTCCTGGTACAAAGCGCGGTTCGGCAGATTGGTCAGCCCGTCATGATGCGCCATATAGGCGATCCGGGCCTCGGCCTTGCGCCGCTCGGTGACGTCGACGACGGCGACCAGGAAGCCGTCGCGGCCGTTGAACACCACGCGGCGCCCGAAGGTCAGCACCTGGATCTCGCTGCCGTCGGCCTTGAGGTGGCGCCAGTGGTGGTCGGACTGATAGCTCTCTCCAAAGCTGACCAGCGCCTGGCTATGCGTCTCCCATTCGTCGCGCGGCCAGATGTCGCGCAGCGCCATGCCCAGAAAGCGTCGGCGCTCATAGCCGTAATGCTGGACCGCGGCGTCGTTGACGCTGAGAAACGCGGTGGTTTCGATGTCGAACACCCACATCGGCATCGGATTATTGTCGAACAGCAGGCGGAATGATTCCTCGCGCTTGCGCAGGAAGCTGACGTCCGAGATCGTCACCGACACGATATCGCCGAAGGCGGTGGCGCTCAGGCTGAAATTGCGGTCGTGGCTGTCGATGTCGAACACGGCGCCGTCGCCGGTCCCGACCACCTTCAACAATCGCTCGACCACGGTCGGGCAGCACAACAGATGCGTGCCGTCGCCGAGCTGGCTCCATTGCAGCGCCTCCACCGTCCGTTGCAGCAGCCGTGCCGCGCCGTCGTTGAGATGCACGATCTGAAAATCGACCGGCCGCATGCTGGAATCGCGCACCGCCGTCAGCGACAGAATGCCGTCATCGGTCGACGAGAAGATCGCATCGAGCAGATTGTAGCGGCTGCCGGCTTCGTTGACATAGACGCCGACCAGGGTGCCGCCCCAGCGCGACAGCGTCGGCAGCGCCAGCAGCTCGTATTTCTGGACGATGCCGTCGCGCACGCAATGGGCGTTGGCGAGGAACGGGCGGCAATTATGCAACGCACCGGAAACGGCCTGCGACAACGCGGTGGCGCAATCGGGCGGCAGCACGCTGAGCGGGATGTCCCAACGATCGTCGCCGATCCATTCCTGGACGTAACGTCCGGTGCGCGACACTTCCAG from Rhodopseudomonas sp. BAL398 encodes the following:
- a CDS encoding NAD(P)/FAD-dependent oxidoreductase, coding for MTTISRRHFSTGMLAAGLIAMPGVLRAQAKPKLVVIGGGPGGATVAKYVARDSKGAIDVTLVEPLDKFVTCFHSNLYLGDFKSFDDITHPYKLSAYGVTHLRQLAAAIDRDRKQVRLADGTVLPYDRLVVAPGIDIKFDSVPGYSQQAAEIMPHGWKPGAQTRLVKQQLDALEDGAKIVMLAPPNPYRCPPGPYERVSCMAHVLKTKGHTRSKILIIDPKPKFSKMALFQEGWAKYYPGMIEWMDPTMHGGVKSIDPKAMTVTTDFETIKAAMVNVIPAQMAGKIAQDADLANETGYCPIDGADMKSTIDPAIYVLGDAAIAGAMPKSAFSANSQAKVVAMAVRGELTKARTFPARYANTCWSVLAKDDTVKVGGRYQPKDGAIVEVEGFISKTGEDAGLRAQTAEENLGWYDGITADIFA
- a CDS encoding c-type cytochrome, whose protein sequence is MRSGRAWTRLLIVAVTLSGAAGASAGDRELGEYLSSECVTCHQLSGKFSGIPVIVGLPEHTLIQALSEYRARIRDNSVMRAIAVKFTDEEIAALASYFNSITPETQ
- a CDS encoding putative bifunctional diguanylate cyclase/phosphodiesterase, with amino-acid sequence MCVTALIDSLKNPNGQLLGDLTVLQRKWDAAIHPGQKLPRYEEVMLGSLGRLADHIMLLKIDADTLEVSRTGRYVQEWIGDDRWDIPLSVLPPDCATALSQAVSGALHNCRPFLANAHCVRDGIVQKYELLALPTLSRWGGTLVGVYVNEAGSRYNLLDAIFSSTDDGILSLTAVRDSSMRPVDFQIVHLNDGAARLLQRTVEALQWSQLGDGTHLLCCPTVVERLLKVVGTGDGAVFDIDSHDRNFSLSATAFGDIVSVTISDVSFLRKREESFRLLFDNNPMPMWVFDIETTAFLSVNDAAVQHYGYERRRFLGMALRDIWPRDEWETHSQALVSFGESYQSDHHWRHLKADGSEIQVLTFGRRVVFNGRDGFLVAVVDVTERRKAEARIAYMAHHDGLTNLPNRALYQETLQRALEQATRAGTNVGVLCIDLDLFKNVNDSFGHPTGDRLLQMVAERLKQEVGGNDMVARFGGDEFAIVLSPVASPNDASDFAMKLIERLSAPYDMDGLEVVIGASIGIAMSPGDGVEDEELLRNADMALYRAKAAGGGVHHFFEKEMDRQAQLRRDMELDLRRAFARGEFELHYQPLVDLAEDRITGFECLLRWHHPERGMISPADFIPVAEDIGLIVGLGEWVLRKACAEAMTWPADIKIAVNLSPVQFRSRNLVQVVIAALAQSGLAPRRLELEITESLFLAETEANLATLHQLRQLGVRISMDDFGTGYSSLSYLRSFPFDKIKIDRSFVQDLAQRPDCLAIVRAISGLGRSLKITTTAEGVETVDQLDWLRAEGCDEVQGFLFSAARPAAEIKALLLKFGSRASQAA
- a CDS encoding ketopantoate reductase family protein, translated to MNIAVMGAGAVGCYYGAMLARAGHAVTLIGRQQHVDAIRQRGLLLDTASFSEPVAVAATTEIAGIAAAELVLFCVKSADTEPTGVAMAPHLRPDAVILSLQNGVDNAERLQATIGRPVVPVVVYVASAMAGPGHVKHNGRSELVLGRAPASEAIAACFNAAAIPTTVSDQVREVLWSKLILNCAYNALSAITQLPYGRLIQVDGVAQVMTDVVAECRAVAQASGVAVADDAEAKVIALAATMPAQYSSTAQDVARGKVSEIDYLNGHIVRQGVALGIPTPANRVLHTLMKLLEDKAQRPL
- a CDS encoding YeeE/YedE family protein, whose translation is MDLDQLIERFGETNTLTACGLLVGFAFGVCAQRSRFCLRAAVIEFSQGLFGPKVAIWLLTFSAALAATQLAISAGLLDVGEARQLAARGSLSGSIIGGLMFGAGMIMARGCASRLLVLSATGNLRALVSGLVLTIVAQASLRGALSPAREALSELWTVQGGASRNLLSVVHAGPWLGATLGLAGIGWATWLAHRARTGVSAGCNAVGVGLAVAAGWLLTYTLAQHAFTPITIKSVSFTGPSADTLMGLINSPSVPLGFDIGLVPGVFVGALLAALFAGEWRLQGFHDGPSMGRYAAGAFLMGSGGMLAGGCAVGAGVTGGAIFAVTAWLALGSMWVGALVTHQLMDAKLADVTAPALVPEQTGN
- a CDS encoding c-type cytochrome, which encodes MSRSAKFVLAIMLGTTLLALPAVTAAKQKLAKANVEHPAPPSPTKLGLGRAALPQEIEAWDTDVRADGVGLPKGKGTAQQGDAIFQEKCAACHGEFGQGVGRYPVLAGGLGTLKADRPDKTVGSYWPDATTAFDYIQRAMPFGNARSLSPDEVYALVAYILSMSDVIKDPDFELNEKNLATIKMPNANGFYEDDREVAEKQFWKSNPCMKDCRPAPKVTGRAMSVDVTPDSKTGPSVD
- a CDS encoding NAD(P)/FAD-dependent oxidoreductase, encoding MKHPLTIDRRGVIRGLAGSAALLAAPALAQAKPRVVVIGGGPGGATVAKYLKHGGDQLDVSLVEINRTYVTPFTSNLYLGGLKDFQSLTFGYDALAARGVRMVFDAVTAIDRDAKMVRTAGGAALPYDRLVISPGIDFRWDAVPGYSPEVALRMPHGYRGGAQFKLLKQQLDAVGDGGLIVIIAPPNPYRCPPAPYERASMMAYALKTRGVKNARIVILDAKDHFAMQTLFIDGWQRHYNGMIEWQDPTIHGGIKAIDPKAMTVTTDFETHKATMVNVIPPQIAGVLARDSGLADDSGFCPVDAGNMRSRIDSQIHVIGDSAGGEFPKSGFAANNEAKITAMMIRADLAGDRRMPVRFTNHCWSTIAPHDAFKNGARYEPRDGRIVMLDPYTSQLEESPEQRAKQAQEAAGWYVGMTTDIFG